In the genome of Myxococcales bacterium, one region contains:
- the rnpA gene encoding ribonuclease P protein component has protein sequence MLCPSGRFPPAQRIRKRAEYQDIQRSARRVSTPCFVLLVYARAGSDGARLGIVASRKVGNAVARNRAKRLVREAFRTKRELFDADIDVIVIVKRAPAELGLADVVLEWEKASASIRGRSADARSDRERRAARQALP, from the coding sequence GTGCTCTGCCCGAGCGGTCGGTTTCCGCCCGCACAGCGCATTCGCAAGCGGGCCGAGTACCAGGACATTCAACGCTCGGCCCGGCGTGTATCAACGCCGTGTTTCGTGCTCTTGGTGTATGCACGCGCAGGCTCCGACGGCGCGCGCCTCGGTATCGTGGCCTCGCGCAAGGTCGGCAACGCCGTGGCGAGAAATCGCGCCAAACGCCTGGTCCGCGAGGCATTTCGCACGAAGCGTGAGCTGTTCGACGCGGACATCGACGTGATCGTGATCGTCAAGCGAGCGCCGGCGGAGCTGGGCCTGGCCGACGTCGTGCTCGAGTGGGAAAAGGCCAGCGCGAGCATCCGGGGCCGCAGCGCCGACGCACGCTCCGACCGGGAGCGCCGCGCAGCGCGGCAGGCCTTACCCTGA
- a CDS encoding KH domain-containing protein, whose amino-acid sequence MSESDQELDQEWAEEQDGNGAEASDEDGSAPRDDEPDFIPEDDERAMNALEFVADVVKEMEMDCRVRLRRPKDDDESPEILIEISGPDAGRIIGKKGQVLMALQFITHRVVNRSGLDKRHVLVDAEGYRNRRDNSLASMARRLGKQAVEQGKIITFEPMNPRDRRVVHLALAKFEGVVTKSDGEGASRRVQIIPVRRTTAQPSS is encoded by the coding sequence ATGAGCGAGTCGGACCAGGAGCTCGACCAAGAGTGGGCGGAAGAACAAGACGGCAACGGAGCGGAGGCGTCCGACGAGGACGGCAGCGCGCCGCGTGACGATGAGCCGGATTTCATTCCGGAGGACGACGAGCGTGCGATGAACGCGCTCGAGTTCGTCGCGGACGTCGTAAAAGAGATGGAGATGGATTGCCGGGTGCGCCTGCGCCGTCCCAAGGACGACGACGAGAGCCCGGAGATCTTGATCGAGATCTCCGGCCCCGACGCCGGTCGTATCATCGGCAAGAAGGGCCAGGTGCTGATGGCGCTACAGTTCATCACCCACCGCGTCGTCAACCGCTCGGGGCTCGACAAACGCCACGTGCTGGTGGACGCAGAGGGCTACCGCAACCGTCGCGATAACTCGCTGGCGAGCATGGCGCGCCGCCTGGGCAAACAGGCCGTCGAACAAGGCAAGATCATCACCTTCGAACCGATGAACCCCCGCGACCGCCGCGTGGTGCATCTGGCGCTCGCCAAGTTCGAGGGCGTCGTGACCAAGAGTGACGGCGAAGGCGCGAGCCGACGGGTGCAGATCATTCCGGTCCGGCGCACGACGGCCCAGCCTTCTTCCTGA
- a CDS encoding trypsin-like serine protease: MKRVACVVGLSLLGVACGGADREEPPEPGSTQGRIIAGQVDDTDKAAVGLAFSVFNAYFSGHCSGTLIAPNLVLTARHCVSLSLNQVSSVICGQTTAPATNPGTWFRVSTLTVRPKVDGPEFYKGVSVVVPPDKEFCGNDIALITLEGAGIPASETKPIIPRIDTRPEPLEKYTAVGFGLTDPNDKSGNSSGTRMRLEGLEVVCVGNDCTGPLGQQVTNTEWIGGEGTCPGDSGGPALDDKGRVMGVLSRGPQPCGNATYGDVSQWKDLIIATALEAAKSGGYEPPFWATTGVSWPPPVEPDAGAPDAGPDPQGQACGNTDPCPGGYLCFASGGGETGACAKQCDPAADACGSGLRCDDGLKVCVPQAKKASDSSDSGGCSLGGLSGPAKPVPWIFGAAAIAAFWLWRRRAAG; the protein is encoded by the coding sequence ATGAAGCGCGTTGCCTGCGTCGTGGGTTTGTCTTTGCTCGGAGTCGCCTGCGGTGGTGCCGATCGCGAGGAGCCGCCCGAACCCGGCTCGACCCAGGGGCGGATCATCGCGGGGCAGGTGGATGACACGGACAAGGCCGCGGTGGGCCTGGCGTTCAGCGTCTTCAACGCTTACTTCTCAGGGCACTGTAGCGGGACGCTGATCGCACCGAACCTGGTGCTGACTGCACGGCACTGCGTCTCACTGAGCTTGAACCAGGTGAGCTCGGTCATCTGCGGTCAGACGACCGCGCCGGCCACCAACCCGGGCACCTGGTTCCGGGTCTCGACGTTGACCGTGCGCCCCAAGGTCGATGGCCCCGAGTTCTACAAGGGGGTCAGCGTGGTCGTGCCGCCCGACAAGGAGTTCTGCGGCAACGACATCGCGCTCATCACCCTCGAAGGCGCTGGCATCCCTGCCAGTGAGACCAAGCCGATCATTCCCCGCATCGACACGCGGCCGGAGCCCCTGGAGAAGTACACGGCGGTCGGTTTCGGTTTGACTGACCCGAACGACAAGAGCGGAAATTCGAGCGGCACGCGCATGCGGCTCGAGGGGCTCGAGGTCGTGTGTGTCGGAAACGACTGCACCGGCCCGCTCGGTCAACAGGTCACCAATACCGAGTGGATTGGCGGGGAAGGCACTTGCCCCGGGGACTCCGGCGGTCCCGCCCTCGACGACAAAGGACGCGTGATGGGGGTGCTGTCGCGCGGACCGCAGCCCTGTGGCAACGCCACCTACGGTGACGTGAGCCAGTGGAAGGATCTGATCATCGCGACGGCGCTCGAGGCGGCGAAGTCGGGTGGGTACGAGCCGCCCTTCTGGGCGACGACCGGTGTGAGCTGGCCTCCACCGGTAGAGCCGGATGCCGGCGCGCCGGACGCGGGACCCGATCCGCAAGGTCAGGCGTGCGGCAACACCGACCCGTGCCCGGGCGGGTATCTCTGCTTTGCATCAGGCGGCGGCGAGACGGGTGCTTGCGCGAAGCAGTGTGATCCGGCGGCGGACGCTTGTGGCAGCGGCCTCCGCTGTGATGACGGGCTGAAGGTCTGTGTGCCCCAAGCCAAGAAGGCGAGCGACTCGTCGGATAGCGGTGGCTGCAGTCTTGGTGGCCTCAGCGGTCCGGCGAAGCCGGTGCCGTGGATCTTCGGGGCCGCTGCCATCGCAGCGTTCTGGCTTTGGCGTCGGCGCGCGGCGGGCTGA
- a CDS encoding PspA/IM30 family protein, which produces MGIFARLARLIKSNLNDLISRSEDPEKMLNQIVIDMNAQLIEAKKQVAASIADEKRLAKQAEQEAATAAEWERRAMMAVRAGDDALAKEGLARRKEHGALAEQYKLQWQKQKQSVDQLKLALRALNSKIEEAKRKKNLLIARKKRAEAQKQIQETMSGLKNASAFEAFDQMEQRINQIEAEAEAGAEIAEEYSGDVLATKFAQLEQTAGADEDLEALKRKMGVLPPEAAPAPREAVRVEAKANAEEMPELDAAEQEELARALADLEAQEQAELRMKR; this is translated from the coding sequence ATGGGAATTTTCGCGCGCCTCGCCCGTCTCATCAAATCCAACCTGAACGATCTGATCAGCCGCTCCGAAGATCCGGAGAAGATGCTGAATCAGATCGTCATCGACATGAATGCGCAGCTGATCGAGGCGAAGAAGCAGGTCGCCGCCTCGATTGCCGATGAAAAACGCCTGGCGAAACAGGCGGAACAAGAGGCCGCTACCGCCGCCGAGTGGGAGCGCCGCGCCATGATGGCCGTGCGCGCCGGGGACGACGCGCTGGCGAAGGAAGGCCTGGCCCGTCGCAAGGAGCACGGCGCTCTCGCCGAGCAGTACAAGCTGCAGTGGCAGAAGCAGAAGCAGTCCGTCGATCAGCTGAAGCTCGCGCTCCGGGCGCTGAACTCCAAGATCGAGGAGGCCAAGCGCAAGAAGAACCTGCTCATCGCCCGCAAGAAGCGCGCGGAGGCCCAGAAGCAGATCCAAGAGACGATGAGCGGGCTCAAGAACGCGAGCGCCTTCGAGGCGTTCGACCAGATGGAGCAGCGCATCAACCAGATCGAGGCCGAGGCCGAGGCTGGCGCCGAGATCGCCGAGGAGTACAGCGGCGACGTGCTGGCGACCAAGTTCGCCCAGCTCGAACAGACCGCGGGCGCGGACGAGGACCTCGAGGCGCTCAAGCGCAAGATGGGAGTCCTGCCACCGGAGGCGGCACCGGCGCCTCGCGAGGCGGTCCGGGTCGAGGCGAAGGCAAACGCAGAAGAGATGCCGGAGCTCGACGCCGCGGAGCAAGAGGAGCTGGCTCGCGCGCTGGCCGATCTCGAGGCCCAGGAGCAGGCGGAGCTCCGCATGAAGCGCTGA
- the rpmG gene encoding 50S ribosomal protein L33 codes for MRDNIRLVSSAGTGFTYYTTKNKRTQTTKLELKKYDPVARKHVPFKEAKMPPHSK; via the coding sequence ATGCGCGACAACATCCGTCTCGTGTCTTCGGCCGGCACCGGCTTCACGTATTACACCACCAAGAACAAGCGGACCCAGACCACCAAGCTGGAGCTGAAGAAGTACGATCCGGTGGCGCGGAAACACGTTCCGTTCAAAGAAGCGAAGATGCCGCCTCACAGCAAGTGA
- the rpmH gene encoding 50S ribosomal protein L34, with protein sequence MKRTFQPSNTSRARTHGFRKRNSTKGGKDVLKSRRRKGRWRLAVATYKK encoded by the coding sequence ATGAAGCGCACATTCCAGCCCAGCAACACCAGCCGCGCCCGCACTCACGGGTTTCGTAAGCGCAACAGCACCAAGGGTGGAAAAGACGTGCTGAAGAGCCGCCGCCGCAAGGGGCGGTGGCGCCTCGCCGTCGCCACCTACAAGAAGTAG
- the yidD gene encoding membrane protein insertion efficiency factor YidD, protein MVARFLILLIRLYQRLLSPFLGNVCRFHPSCSRYGLRCIELHGALKGSWLTIRRLSRCHPFHPGGYDPPPLPEGHPDAEPPPPSPPEAAPRAGAIERPTPPELTKTSPRLSSKTWNEAESCGGSSSGSPCSWRSPFCRSSSAKNPPSISR, encoded by the coding sequence ATGGTCGCCCGGTTCCTGATCCTGCTGATCCGGCTGTACCAGCGGCTTCTGTCGCCGTTCCTGGGCAACGTGTGCCGTTTTCACCCGTCTTGCTCCCGCTATGGCCTGCGCTGCATCGAGCTCCACGGGGCGCTAAAGGGCAGCTGGCTGACGATCCGGCGCCTTTCCCGTTGCCATCCGTTTCATCCGGGTGGATACGATCCGCCGCCACTCCCGGAGGGCCACCCCGATGCGGAACCCCCTCCGCCGAGCCCCCCGGAAGCGGCACCGAGAGCGGGCGCGATCGAGCGACCGACTCCGCCTGAACTCACGAAGACCTCTCCTCGACTCTCGAGCAAGACATGGAACGAAGCGGAATCGTGCGGTGGCTCTTCATCGGGCTCACCGTGCTCTTGGCGGTCACCTTTTTGCCGAAGCTCCTCGGCGAAAAATCCGCCGAGCATCAGCCGCTGA
- a CDS encoding OmpA family protein, whose product MRMLDFVHKLDVLGSRLGRVALALAAGLCLLTNGKPAAAQTNTWYLDRAQISGAPDDGFMVWRPYMAERSRFYGMMALGYTLNPLRDTAVTSDGNTQERIQNPVAGQIIDYLSVGMELASRASFNVALPIAFYQFTGQDPQSRGVSSDGLAVKKVSIHDLRIDTRVKAYESNNHKFRFGLGGALWAPTGDPNSFTSDTKTTGWIFANSEYDAGKFLIAGHIGPHFRPDRSIGGPNGDLFLGSELRFAGGVYVPMRSGRVRLGGEIFGTTGLFNKAGGPESTFFSGHNTSLEWMAQGRFGLGEKQKTWAMMGAGTRFSGGYGAPDLRVLVSIGHYLNIGDFDPKSPDKKVKVRPDVDDYAADRDKDGYPDDIDKCPDVPEDGKPPDPSDGCPAGSDRDNDGIPDAADACPDNPEDKDGIQDADGCPEDDADNDKIPDVEDRCPLEPGLKNKNPEKNGCPGLTKVTEDGEVALLEPIQFETGKAVIKAVSFPILDEVVALMQARPALNIGVYGHTDDVGADAMNMKLSKDRAASCMRYLTGKGIKASRLSSEGFGETKPLVPNDSKESRAKNRRVEFKILSGE is encoded by the coding sequence GTGCGCATGCTCGATTTCGTCCATAAGCTCGATGTTCTTGGCTCCCGGCTCGGCCGCGTAGCACTGGCTCTCGCGGCGGGGCTCTGCCTGCTCACTAACGGAAAGCCGGCGGCTGCCCAGACCAACACTTGGTACCTCGACCGCGCGCAGATCTCGGGCGCACCGGACGACGGCTTCATGGTGTGGCGACCGTACATGGCCGAGCGCTCTCGTTTCTACGGGATGATGGCCCTCGGGTACACGCTGAACCCCCTCAGAGACACCGCCGTCACGAGTGATGGCAATACTCAGGAACGCATCCAGAACCCCGTCGCGGGTCAGATCATCGACTACCTGAGCGTGGGCATGGAGCTCGCGAGCCGCGCCAGCTTCAACGTCGCGCTCCCCATCGCCTTCTACCAGTTCACCGGACAAGATCCCCAGTCGCGCGGTGTGAGCAGCGACGGCCTGGCCGTGAAGAAGGTCAGCATCCACGATCTTCGCATCGACACCCGCGTCAAGGCCTACGAGTCCAACAATCACAAGTTCCGCTTCGGTCTCGGTGGTGCGCTGTGGGCCCCGACCGGCGACCCGAACTCGTTCACCAGTGATACCAAGACGACTGGCTGGATCTTCGCCAACAGCGAGTACGACGCCGGGAAATTCTTGATCGCGGGCCACATCGGTCCCCACTTCCGGCCCGATCGTTCGATCGGCGGCCCGAACGGTGATCTGTTCCTCGGCAGTGAGCTCCGCTTTGCGGGTGGCGTGTACGTCCCCATGCGCAGCGGGCGTGTGCGCCTGGGCGGTGAAATCTTCGGCACGACCGGGTTGTTCAACAAAGCCGGCGGACCGGAGAGCACCTTCTTCAGCGGGCACAACACCTCGCTAGAGTGGATGGCTCAGGGTCGTTTTGGCCTCGGCGAGAAGCAGAAGACCTGGGCCATGATGGGCGCCGGCACTCGCTTCTCAGGCGGCTACGGCGCGCCGGACCTGCGCGTCCTCGTGTCGATTGGGCACTACCTGAACATCGGCGATTTCGACCCGAAATCTCCCGACAAGAAGGTCAAGGTTCGCCCCGATGTGGACGACTACGCCGCCGATCGCGACAAGGACGGCTACCCGGACGACATCGACAAGTGCCCGGACGTACCGGAAGACGGCAAGCCGCCGGATCCGTCCGACGGCTGCCCGGCGGGTTCGGATCGCGACAACGACGGCATTCCGGATGCCGCCGACGCCTGCCCGGACAACCCCGAGGACAAGGACGGAATTCAGGACGCCGACGGCTGTCCCGAGGACGACGCGGATAACGACAAGATCCCCGACGTGGAGGATCGCTGTCCGCTCGAGCCCGGTCTGAAGAACAAGAACCCGGAGAAGAACGGCTGCCCCGGCCTCACCAAGGTGACCGAGGATGGCGAGGTCGCGCTGCTCGAGCCGATCCAGTTCGAGACCGGCAAGGCCGTGATCAAGGCAGTCAGCTTCCCGATCTTGGACGAGGTCGTCGCGCTGATGCAGGCGCGGCCCGCGCTGAACATCGGCGTCTACGGCCACACGGACGACGTCGGTGCCGACGCGATGAACATGAAGCTCAGCAAAGATCGCGCGGCCAGCTGCATGCGCTATCTCACCGGCAAGGGCATCAAGGCCTCGCGCCTGTCGAGCGAAGGGTTTGGTGAGACCAAGCCGCTCGTGCCGAACGACAGCAAAGAGAGCCGCGCCAAGAACCGGCGGGTCGAGTTCAAGATCCTGAGCGGCGAGTAG
- a CDS encoding cation transporter gives MDVQAQKSGAAEEAEGSGHAGEGESGHGHGHGHGHAGEGESGHGHGHGHGHGHAPTRALGIALVLTASFMFVELVGGLLSGSLALLADAGHMLADAGALALALAAQRWAQQPRTERSTFGLRRAEVLAAFVNGIALAVTALWVVKEAVERWFAPTAIRAEVMLPIAGIGLLVNLVVAAVLMRAQRESLNVRAAFAHVATDAVGSVAALIAGACVLFFDMRRADPALSVLIAALVAYSGWRVLRETTTILLEATPSHLDVPAIEAAIRSCPGVCELHDLHVWRISDRFDALTVHVTLTRGAHGVDVCRSVADKLKAEFGLHHVTIQPEAPPPDAVVSVRSSRDGAPIRRTG, from the coding sequence TTGGACGTTCAAGCACAGAAGAGCGGCGCCGCGGAGGAGGCGGAGGGGAGCGGGCACGCGGGTGAAGGAGAGAGCGGGCACGGGCACGGGCACGGGCACGGGCACGCGGGTGAAGGAGAGAGCGGGCACGGGCACGGGCACGGGCACGGGCACGGGCACGCGCCGACGCGTGCGCTGGGGATCGCGCTCGTGCTCACCGCGAGCTTCATGTTCGTCGAGCTCGTTGGTGGGCTGCTCAGCGGAAGCCTCGCGCTGCTCGCCGATGCAGGCCACATGCTGGCGGATGCCGGAGCGCTGGCGCTGGCACTGGCCGCGCAGCGCTGGGCGCAGCAACCCCGCACCGAGCGCTCGACCTTTGGGCTTCGGAGAGCAGAGGTGCTGGCGGCGTTCGTGAACGGCATTGCCTTGGCGGTGACCGCCCTGTGGGTGGTCAAGGAGGCTGTCGAGCGTTGGTTTGCGCCGACCGCGATCCGCGCCGAAGTCATGCTGCCCATCGCGGGCATCGGTCTTCTCGTCAATCTCGTCGTGGCCGCCGTGTTGATGCGGGCACAGCGCGAGAGCCTCAACGTTCGGGCGGCGTTCGCTCACGTGGCGACCGACGCGGTCGGTTCGGTAGCGGCGCTGATCGCCGGTGCTTGTGTGCTGTTCTTCGACATGCGGCGCGCCGACCCCGCGCTCTCGGTGTTGATCGCCGCGCTCGTTGCCTACAGCGGCTGGCGTGTGCTGCGTGAGACCACGACCATCTTGCTCGAAGCGACGCCGTCTCACCTGGACGTGCCCGCCATCGAAGCTGCGATTCGCAGCTGCCCCGGAGTGTGTGAGCTGCACGACCTGCACGTCTGGCGCATCTCGGATCGCTTCGACGCACTCACGGTGCACGTGACCCTCACGCGCGGGGCCCACGGTGTGGATGTCTGTCGCTCGGTGGCAGACAAGCTGAAGGCCGAGTTCGGGCTGCACCACGTGACGATCCAGCCCGAAGCCCCGCCGCCGGACGCGGTGGTCAGTGTGCGTTCGAGCCGCGACGGCGCGCCGATTCGCCGCACCGGTTGA
- a CDS encoding CesT family type III secretion system chaperone: MLKTEEDLERLLTKLERNFQRLENGTFLVAIGSNLAPVALRLATPVLVAQVAIGGAPTGDPAVEAALFRKLLQLNATDLLHAAYALEDGRIVLVAALELENLDSNEIEAVLADMGMAQSKHVGMLRDLIKK; this comes from the coding sequence ATGCTGAAGACCGAAGAAGATCTCGAGAGGTTACTCACCAAGCTCGAACGAAACTTCCAACGCCTGGAGAACGGCACGTTCCTCGTCGCGATTGGCTCCAACCTGGCGCCGGTTGCACTCCGGCTCGCAACGCCGGTGCTGGTGGCGCAGGTGGCCATCGGTGGGGCACCCACCGGCGATCCGGCGGTCGAGGCCGCGCTGTTTCGCAAGCTCTTGCAGCTGAACGCCACCGACCTCTTGCACGCAGCCTACGCGCTGGAAGATGGTCGCATCGTGTTGGTCGCGGCGCTCGAGCTAGAAAATCTGGACTCGAACGAAATCGAGGCGGTGCTGGCGGACATGGGCATGGCCCAGTCGAAACACGTCGGCATGTTGCGCGATCTGATCAAGAAGTAG
- the yidC gene encoding membrane protein insertase YidC: protein MERSGIVRWLFIGLTVLLAVTFLPKLLGEKSAEHQPLKFDGTAVPAERKPEQLCDLWGERFHAQISTQGASLKHFYLGTAKYQPKGKAIDLSTTPDVELRRQLRFHFRNERFQPADDWQIDFDEVDYELVKAEPKSCEFVYRDAKVEVRRVVRATGRPYELEAEATLTNLSDKKLKHALTVHSDAWRTTHEVEGGMFRVSPFLTHVECISDGNKATRLRPPDFEPDQFKGEAFSGPLNAGDWSEIKQAPAYAAVSNAYFSHAIAPLTAPGGAKPTCQLQIEDRWDSAHFKSKSADKAGGSMYRARLAYPVVELEPKESASYSVLSYIGPKERDLLAGVGGEKHDFTELIDLGFFSVIAKVLVGFLLKVHSVLPNWGLAIIILTITARVLLFPLAVPSIKSMIKMRELKPELDAITEKFKDDAQAKGLAQMELWRKHNVNPLKGCLPQLASMPVWFALYTTLQTAVELYNIPFLWFPDLSQPDRFFILPFIIGATNFAQQKIMPMQGDPMQQKMMLYFMPAMFTVFMLFLPAGLGVYMFTNGLLTIAQQQVVERYVRRQTEKSEAEKKSREIGVKIKEGASS, encoded by the coding sequence ATGGAACGAAGCGGAATCGTGCGGTGGCTCTTCATCGGGCTCACCGTGCTCTTGGCGGTCACCTTTTTGCCGAAGCTCCTCGGCGAAAAATCCGCCGAGCATCAGCCGCTGAAGTTCGATGGCACCGCGGTCCCGGCCGAGCGCAAGCCCGAGCAGCTGTGTGATCTCTGGGGTGAGCGGTTTCACGCGCAGATCAGCACCCAGGGTGCCTCGCTCAAACACTTCTATCTCGGGACCGCCAAGTACCAGCCCAAGGGCAAGGCGATCGATCTCTCGACCACGCCCGACGTGGAGCTGCGCCGCCAGCTGCGTTTCCACTTCAGGAACGAGCGCTTCCAACCGGCGGACGACTGGCAGATCGACTTCGACGAGGTCGACTACGAGCTGGTCAAAGCCGAGCCCAAGAGCTGCGAGTTCGTCTACCGCGACGCCAAGGTCGAGGTGCGCCGGGTCGTGCGAGCCACGGGCCGCCCGTACGAGCTCGAGGCGGAAGCGACACTCACCAATCTCTCCGACAAGAAGCTGAAACACGCCCTCACGGTGCACTCGGACGCCTGGCGCACCACCCACGAAGTGGAGGGTGGCATGTTCCGGGTCAGCCCGTTCTTGACCCACGTCGAGTGCATATCCGACGGCAACAAGGCCACCCGCCTGCGCCCTCCAGATTTCGAACCGGATCAGTTCAAGGGCGAGGCATTCAGCGGCCCGCTGAACGCGGGGGATTGGTCCGAGATCAAACAAGCGCCGGCGTATGCCGCGGTCTCGAACGCGTATTTTTCCCACGCCATTGCGCCGCTGACGGCGCCAGGGGGAGCAAAACCCACCTGCCAGCTGCAGATCGAGGACCGCTGGGACAGCGCCCACTTCAAGTCGAAGAGCGCCGACAAGGCCGGCGGCTCGATGTACCGGGCACGGCTGGCGTACCCCGTGGTCGAGCTCGAACCGAAGGAGAGCGCCAGCTACTCGGTGCTCAGCTACATCGGCCCGAAAGAGCGCGATCTCCTGGCCGGCGTGGGCGGGGAAAAACACGATTTCACCGAGCTGATCGATCTGGGTTTCTTCAGCGTCATCGCCAAGGTGCTGGTCGGGTTCCTGCTCAAGGTGCACTCGGTGCTCCCGAACTGGGGTCTCGCGATCATCATCCTGACAATCACCGCGCGCGTGCTCTTGTTCCCGCTGGCCGTGCCCAGCATCAAGAGCATGATCAAGATGCGCGAGCTCAAGCCGGAGCTCGACGCGATCACGGAGAAGTTCAAGGACGACGCGCAAGCCAAGGGCTTGGCTCAGATGGAGCTGTGGCGGAAGCACAACGTGAATCCGCTGAAGGGCTGTCTGCCTCAGCTCGCCAGCATGCCCGTCTGGTTCGCGCTCTACACGACGCTGCAGACCGCGGTCGAGCTGTACAACATCCCCTTCCTTTGGTTCCCAGACCTGTCTCAACCGGATCGGTTCTTCATCCTGCCGTTCATCATCGGAGCGACCAACTTCGCTCAGCAGAAGATCATGCCCATGCAGGGTGATCCGATGCAGCAGAAGATGATGCTGTATTTCATGCCGGCAATGTTCACCGTGTTCATGCTGTTCTTACCCGCCGGGTTGGGCGTCTACATGTTCACGAACGGGCTCTTGACCATCGCCCAGCAGCAGGTGGTCGAGCGGTACGTGCGTCGTCAGACCGAGAAGAGCGAAGCGGAAAAAAAAAGCCGTGAAATCGGCGTGAAGATCAAGGAGGGGGCGAGCAGCTGA
- a CDS encoding CAP domain-containing protein, translating to MRSVPLVLLAGLGCCAPADPPLPPARSPVAATPDAAAPGADAGEGGWQGATRSPEASQTQGLARALVRLCARGDGALDRVAASLAARQAPSDAVLDPAELGFELRRAGSPHVWPRSWSYAGQTLNAEDTLARAKRWLGTFREGGQRTCGAFHAKTKDQESATLVAVDALADLDALPSSARAGQWLDITAHMLVPVQDAKVLVLGPRGTPRSIPTSLDSNVIRARFAPNGPGTWLVQVLADVERGPRPVLEALIHADQPPPSAFHGSAAPGESAGSGMADGASALFAMVNQARSSEGAGVLQRNAELDRAALVQAEAMRDSGTLGHDVGKGTVKDRLEALGLTPLAFGENVARAATPERAHRAIWASPSHRGNLLERRYDSVGIAAVDGPGGVWVTEVFAELR from the coding sequence GTGCGCTCGGTCCCACTCGTTCTGCTCGCCGGTCTCGGGTGCTGCGCGCCGGCGGACCCGCCTCTGCCTCCGGCCCGAAGCCCGGTCGCTGCGACGCCGGATGCGGCGGCGCCGGGCGCCGACGCCGGTGAGGGGGGCTGGCAGGGGGCCACTCGCTCACCGGAGGCGAGCCAGACCCAGGGGCTGGCCCGGGCGCTGGTGCGCCTGTGCGCCCGCGGCGACGGCGCGCTCGATCGGGTCGCCGCGAGCTTGGCCGCGCGGCAGGCACCGAGCGACGCCGTACTCGACCCCGCGGAGCTCGGCTTCGAGCTGCGTCGCGCCGGCTCGCCCCACGTGTGGCCCCGCTCGTGGTCTTACGCGGGTCAGACTCTGAACGCCGAGGACACCCTCGCTCGGGCCAAGCGCTGGCTCGGTACGTTTCGCGAGGGCGGCCAGCGCACGTGTGGTGCGTTCCACGCGAAGACCAAGGACCAAGAGTCCGCGACCTTGGTGGCGGTCGACGCGCTCGCCGATCTGGATGCCCTGCCCTCGAGTGCGCGCGCCGGACAGTGGCTCGACATCACGGCGCACATGCTCGTGCCGGTCCAGGACGCGAAGGTGCTGGTGCTCGGGCCTCGCGGCACACCACGCTCCATTCCGACTTCGCTCGACTCGAACGTGATCCGCGCGCGTTTCGCGCCGAACGGCCCCGGCACTTGGTTGGTGCAGGTCCTGGCCGACGTGGAGCGAGGGCCACGCCCGGTGCTCGAGGCCTTGATTCACGCCGATCAGCCGCCGCCTTCAGCGTTTCACGGCAGCGCGGCCCCGGGTGAGAGCGCCGGAAGCGGGATGGCTGATGGCGCCAGCGCGCTGTTTGCCATGGTGAACCAGGCGCGCAGCAGCGAGGGAGCTGGCGTGCTTCAGCGCAACGCCGAGCTCGATCGCGCGGCTCTCGTTCAAGCCGAAGCGATGCGAGACTCCGGCACACTCGGGCACGATGTTGGTAAGGGAACGGTGAAGGACCGCCTCGAGGCGCTGGGGCTGACGCCGCTCGCGTTCGGCGAGAACGTGGCGCGGGCGGCGACCCCGGAACGTGCACACCGCGCCATATGGGCAAGCCCGTCACACCGCGGGAACCTGCTCGAACGCCGCTACGACTCGGTGGGCATCGCCGCCGTGGACGGGCCCGGCGGTGTGTGGGTCACCGAGGTGTTCGCCGAGCTACGCTGA